Proteins found in one Tsukamurella paurometabola DSM 20162 genomic segment:
- the pdxH gene encoding pyridoxamine 5'-phosphate oxidase, protein MREKYDGDESDLRPEDLAGGWVPVFRSWFDEAVAAGAPEPNAMVLATVDETGLPATRTVLCKGLDERGVVFYTNYGSDKAIAIAVNPVASVTFPWIAIHRQVHVRGRVTRVTAEETAQYWAQRPRGSQLGAWSSDQSRPVADRAEMAKRFAEVEARFEGQDVPVPPDWGGYRITAQVVEFWQGRENRVHNRVRLVAPDLTPVRLQP, encoded by the coding sequence ATGCGTGAGAAGTACGACGGCGACGAATCCGATCTCCGCCCCGAGGACCTCGCGGGCGGCTGGGTGCCGGTGTTCCGCTCCTGGTTCGACGAGGCGGTGGCCGCCGGGGCGCCCGAGCCGAACGCGATGGTTCTGGCCACCGTCGACGAGACCGGGCTGCCCGCCACCCGCACCGTGCTGTGCAAGGGCCTCGACGAGCGGGGCGTGGTCTTCTACACCAACTACGGATCCGATAAGGCCATCGCCATCGCGGTGAACCCGGTTGCCTCGGTGACCTTCCCGTGGATCGCGATCCACCGGCAGGTGCACGTTCGCGGCCGGGTGACGCGGGTGACCGCGGAGGAGACGGCGCAGTACTGGGCCCAGCGCCCGCGCGGCTCGCAGCTCGGCGCCTGGAGCTCCGACCAGTCCCGCCCCGTCGCCGACCGGGCCGAGATGGCCAAGCGGTTCGCCGAGGTGGAGGCCCGCTTCGAGGGCCAGGATGTGCCGGTGCCGCCGGATTGGGGCGGTTACCGCATCACCGCGCAGGTCGTCGAGTTCTGGCAGGGCCGCGAGAATCGCGTGCACAACCGGGTGCGGCTGGTGGCTCCCGATCTCACCCCCGTCCGCCTGCAACCCTGA
- a CDS encoding MFS transporter → MPRLLADTRPLQNPDYRRLWWTGVITVIGAQLTAVAVPAQIYAITGSSAYVGLTGVFGLVPLVVFGLWGGAIADALDRRLVIIGTTLGLAGTALMLALLPDNVWLILCAFAMQQAFFGVNQPTRSAIYARLVPPEQLPAANSLNMTVMQFGAIAGPMLGAPLIPVIGVHWLYTLDAASLMLTLWAVWKLPSIKPEDKGQTLGLSSVIDGFRYLAGHKVLLMSFVVDIIAMVFGMPRALFPQIAHENFGDPIEGGFVFGALFAAMSVGAVLGGVLSGWTSRVQRQGLAVVVMVVLWGLAIAGFGVAAHVSWLWAALVLLALGGAADMFSAAFRTTMLQEAATDDMRGRLQGVFIVVVAGGPRIGDALHGAAAATAGAAMAAAGGGVLVIVFTVIAALAVPAFVRYRVTR, encoded by the coding sequence GTGCCGAGACTCCTGGCCGACACCCGGCCGCTCCAGAACCCCGACTACCGGCGGTTGTGGTGGACGGGCGTGATCACTGTCATCGGCGCGCAACTCACGGCGGTCGCGGTGCCCGCGCAGATCTATGCGATCACGGGATCGTCGGCGTACGTGGGCCTCACCGGTGTGTTCGGCCTGGTCCCGCTGGTGGTCTTCGGCCTCTGGGGTGGCGCGATCGCCGATGCGCTGGACCGGCGGCTGGTGATCATCGGCACCACCCTCGGCCTCGCCGGCACCGCCCTGATGCTGGCGCTGCTGCCCGACAACGTGTGGCTCATCCTGTGCGCCTTCGCGATGCAACAGGCCTTCTTCGGTGTCAATCAGCCCACCCGCTCCGCCATCTACGCGCGCCTCGTGCCGCCCGAGCAACTGCCCGCAGCGAATTCGCTCAACATGACCGTGATGCAGTTCGGTGCCATCGCCGGACCGATGCTGGGTGCACCGCTGATCCCGGTGATCGGCGTGCACTGGCTGTACACCCTCGACGCCGCCTCGCTCATGCTCACGCTGTGGGCGGTGTGGAAGCTGCCGTCGATCAAACCCGAGGACAAGGGCCAGACTCTCGGTCTCAGTTCGGTGATCGACGGGTTCCGGTACCTCGCCGGGCACAAGGTGCTGCTGATGAGCTTCGTGGTCGACATCATCGCCATGGTGTTCGGTATGCCCCGCGCGTTGTTCCCGCAGATCGCGCACGAGAACTTCGGCGATCCCATCGAGGGCGGCTTCGTGTTCGGTGCGTTGTTCGCGGCGATGTCGGTGGGCGCTGTGCTCGGTGGTGTGCTCTCCGGCTGGACCTCCCGGGTGCAACGGCAGGGTCTCGCCGTGGTGGTGATGGTGGTGTTGTGGGGCCTGGCCATCGCGGGATTCGGTGTGGCAGCGCACGTGAGCTGGCTGTGGGCGGCGCTGGTGCTGCTCGCCCTCGGCGGCGCCGCCGACATGTTCTCCGCGGCCTTCCGCACCACCATGCTGCAGGAAGCCGCGACCGACGATATGCGCGGCCGGTTGCAGGGTGTGTTCATCGTGGTGGTCGCGGGCGGTCCCCGCATCGGCGATGCGCTGCACGGTGCCGCCGCGGCGACCGCGGGCGCCGCCATGGCCGCGGCCGGCGGCGGTGTGCTGGTGATCGTGTTCACCGTGATCGCGGCCCTGGCCGTGCCCGCCTTCGTTCGCTACCGCGTCACCCGCTGA
- a CDS encoding SDR family NAD(P)-dependent oxidoreductase — translation MAVKWTERDVPDQRGRVAVVTGANTGLGFETARVLAQHGAEVVLAVRDTAKGDEAARRIAAVAPAASVRVQRLDLASLESVRSAAAELRATTPRIDLLINNAGVIPPARQCTADGFELQFGTMHLGHFAWTAQVLDLLLGVPGSRVVTVSSDSHRYRTAVDFDDLQWERSYPKVAAYTQAKLANLLFHYALQRRLAARAGGTVALAAHPGVADTDAGRHMHPLLQRLIKAARPLYQDAASGALPQLRAATDPAALGGQFYGPDGRGERRGHPRVTVSSEYSYDLAAQHQLWAVSEELTGITFPV, via the coding sequence ATGGCGGTGAAGTGGACCGAACGGGATGTACCGGATCAACGCGGGCGGGTCGCAGTGGTGACCGGGGCGAACACCGGCCTCGGCTTCGAGACCGCCCGGGTGCTGGCACAGCACGGCGCCGAGGTGGTACTCGCCGTCCGCGACACCGCCAAGGGTGACGAGGCCGCGCGCCGGATCGCCGCGGTGGCACCGGCGGCCTCCGTCCGGGTGCAGCGCCTCGATCTCGCCTCATTGGAATCCGTGCGGTCCGCGGCCGCGGAGCTGCGCGCGACCACGCCCCGGATCGACCTCCTGATCAACAACGCGGGTGTGATCCCGCCCGCGCGGCAGTGCACCGCCGACGGTTTCGAATTGCAGTTCGGCACCATGCATCTGGGCCACTTCGCCTGGACCGCACAGGTTCTCGACCTGCTACTCGGCGTGCCGGGCTCGCGGGTGGTCACCGTCTCCAGCGATTCGCACCGCTACCGCACTGCGGTGGACTTCGACGATCTGCAATGGGAACGCTCGTATCCGAAGGTGGCCGCATATACCCAGGCGAAACTCGCGAACCTGCTGTTCCACTACGCCTTGCAGCGCCGGCTCGCGGCGCGCGCGGGCGGCACCGTGGCGCTGGCGGCGCATCCGGGCGTCGCCGACACCGATGCCGGGCGGCACATGCACCCGCTGCTTCAGCGACTCATCAAGGCCGCGAGACCGCTGTACCAGGATGCGGCGAGCGGGGCGCTGCCGCAGCTGCGGGCGGCGACCGACCCGGCGGCGCTCGGGGGTCAGTTCTACGGTCCCGACGGCCGGGGTGAACGGCGCGGCCATCCGCGGGTCACCGTGTCGTCGGAGTACTCGTACGACCTCGCCGCGCAGCATCAACTCTGGGCGGTCTCCGAGGAGCTGACCGGTATCACCTTCCCGGTCTGA